The sequence cactgttggTAAATTTGGATGTTTCGTTTAAATTAGATTAAATTTAAATTTGAgctgccaagtactgtcctagtTGACGGGATTGGCTTTCACAACCCTGGAAGGAATTTTACAAATATGTTGAACTTGtttggcagggactatgtcttatattgcacttattacagtggactgcacacagtaaacactctaatggggaggggaaggagaacaggcattaaatccccatttcacagatgaggaaacaggcccagagaagtgaggtgacttgcccacagccacagagcaggcaagtggcagagtcaggattagaaccccagttcttCCTTGGACTAAACACTTCCCTAGGGGTTGTATCACTTATTTTAGGGCAACTCCAAGGACCacattctttcctctaggccacagtggGGTGGGATATGGgagggatgagggaacagagctAGAAGTACAAGTTCTAGGGGTTGGGGCAGGCCCAGGCCACCTAAAGTCTCacaactcaatcagtcagtgatatttattgagcacttactgtgtcctgagcatTGTGGTTAGCActtagagtgcaatacaaaagagtaggtatcgacaagccccacaaagagcttacagactctgggcctcagtttcctcacctgtgaaatggggacagggactgtgtctgacttgctgatcttgtatctaccccagcgcttcctgATGAAAAGAAGTCAGATCTAAATTTGTTTACTAGGTAAGTACGTACGGGATTGAGAACGGGTAGAACGTTCTCCCTCCGTCAAGGTATGGAACTCAAGAATGCAAGTAAGTGTTTTATGGCCAGCATGTTATGGGCAATCCCTAAACTGGCATTTAAAAATGTCGCTTCCActaaaaacacattttaaaattTGCTAAAGAGGCTGTCACTGTATACTAGGGAAGGCTTACAAGTGGAAAACCTCAGAGTTACTGAATAGCCGAACCGAAGTACTGTTCCAGGATGGGAAGATTGttgcttttatatatatatatcatcatcatcaatcgtatttattgagcgcttactatgtgcagagcactgtactaagcgcttgggaagtacaaattggcaacatatagagacagtccctacccatcagtgggctcacagtctaaaatgggctcatagtctatatatatataaaatatataatatatatttttaatataaatttattatatatttatttaatatatattatattatatataaaacatattatatgtaaattatattatatattatataaaatatatattatatttttcatttattattataatatatgcatttattatattacagatatattatgttatattatatgtgattattattatattatataatgtaatgatatattattatattattataatatatgtaataatatattatattatatatgttatatattatatttattatgtatgtatattgCAGGGAAATGCTGTGATGTTTTAGTTTTTCAGCCCAGTGTCCCCTTCAACCCAGAAAAGTCCAGTGGTGAAGCGTAGTGAATGAAACGTTCTATTTTGGTTGGGCGGATTTCGGCATAGCCGGCTAAAGATGGGGGACTGGAATTTCCTGGGAGGCATTCTGGAGGAGGTCCACATCCACTCCACCGTCATCGGGAAGATCTGGCTCACCATCCTCTTCATCTTCCGCATGCTCGTCCTCGGAGTGGCGGCCGAAGACGTCTGGAACGACGAGCAGTCCGGGTTCATTTGCAACACCGAGCAACCGGGCTGTAGAAACGTCTGCTACGACCGggcctttcccatctctctcatCAGATATTGGGTCCTGCAAGTCATATTTGTGTCTTCACCGTCTCTGGTGTACATGGGCCACGCTTTGTACAGGCTGAGggccctggagaaggagaggcgAAGGAAGAAAGCTCAACTCAGAGGGGAACTGGAGACCACCGAGTTTGAAACGGTCGAGGATCGGAGAAAGCTGGAGCGAGAACTCCGTCAGCTAGAGCAAAGGAAACTGAATAAAGCGCCGCTGAGAGGGGCCTTGCTTTGCACCTACGTGATACACATTTTAACCCGGTCGGCAGTTGAAACTGGATTCATGATCGGCCAGTATCTTCTCTATGGATTTCGGCTCGATCCCCTCTTTAAGTGTCACAGAGATCCATGTCCAAATACGGTCGACTGCTTTGTATCGAGACCGACCGAAAAGACGGTCTTCCTGCTGTTTATGCAATCCATAGCGGCTGCCTCCCTTCTTTTAAATGCTCTAGAAATTGTCCATCTcggtttaaaaaaaatcaaaaagggaTTTGGGAGACAGTATAAAATGAATGATGAATGTGAGGACTCTGATTTGAGCGAGTCAAAAAGAATTCCTGCAGCACAACCACCTTGCCTGGGCACAGCTACTAACCCGCTCAagacactcccttctgcgcctatTGGTTACACCTTGTTGGTGGAAAAACAAGTGAATCCCACAGTGTACCCCGGCTTCAATTCACCTTCAGCACTGCAGGCCCTTCAAGAAAATGGCAAGAAAAGTCCGGCTAGTGACGAGGGAAATAGACCGCCTGATGAGCTGCGCATGAGCGGCATCAGGGAACGTTATCCTTCGGACGCCGACTTGAGTCACGGTGAAGGAATAATCAGcgtgttgagggcagagatttgtGGCACTCACAGGCAAGAAAACACCACCACTAGCCACCAGGCTAATTTTGAAGCTGCCCCCCGTTTGGGCCATCGGCTGGAGATGCCACTCGGGGCTTCCCTATATCCTTCATTGGAACCTGAAATGACTTTCTCCCCACCAAACAATTGCAGCCGAAAAGCACGGAGGCTAAGCACTCCCTGGAACGATTCGACGGGGGGTCTTCAAAGCGGAGGGTCACCTCCCCGGGGTAACCTCAGGAGTCAGAGCCGAGGGAGCACTGGCAGACTCCGAGCCATCTCCCGGGCGGACTCCCAACCACCCAGCAGATTGGACGGTTCGGACTCCTCGGGAGAGCTGAGCTCGGGATCCAAACCCAGCAGAAGCTGTGGCAGTTCTAGGGTTTTCCCACTTTCTCGGCGAATCTCTCTGGCGACTTGCGGCGTTAGCAGCAGGCGGGCCCCGACCGACCTTCAGGTCTGAACGGCTGCTACTCTTTCGGCACGTTACCGAACGCTGATCCAGAAGGCGCCTCGTGGGTACGTCCAGCACTAAATGAAGGACTTTTGAAACAGTGAAGGCAACTAACTGTAGTTTAGACAAGCTTCTTAGGAGGACTTAGCCGCGTTTTCCACTTGAGCCCATGGTGATTTTCGATCCAAGAGGAATGATGTTTCCAAAATCAAATAATCTCAGGAAGCTCATGCTCTTTATTTGATACGGATCAAAACATCCCACTTAGAAACTGAAATGGACTAGAGCTTCCCACAGCCATCCCTTTGGGAGACTATGGATTTGTCAGGATGTACTGATCTAAAGTATAATTTCCCTCTTCGGTTGTATTTTGGACCAATTCGATTATTCTAGCGGAGCTTTTCTAAAAAACCCTCTAACATATAGAATATTTCTAGGTTCTCAAACCCCACCTACATGTTCTTGCTCATCTTTTAcagtcccacctcctcctttcctttgctGCACTCTGAAACATCAGATGCCGGGCCTTCTTCCATGTCCTGTGCCTCTGAATTACCCACcccttctcatctgcaaagttccctctctcttttcaatCAGTAACTTCCTCAAAGCTCACCTCTTCAATGACGCCTTCGTAAATTAGCTGGGTTGGTATTTTCACCAAACATCTGCCAAGCAGCTGTCTTTCTGGGATACTTGAGTCAACTCGTGGcgaaccatcaaaaaaaaaaaaaagagaactcTAAAATAGAAAAGTAGAAACAAGGGTGGATATTAAAATTTGGTCCACAGACTGTTCAACACCTGTCATCACCGTGAAATTGGTGTGGGGAGCGTTAAACCAGGAgcctccctccacacctctgtcagccgagcctgttgttgggtagggaccgcctctatatgttgctgacatactccccaagcgcttagtacagtgctctgcacacagtaagtgcacaataaatatgactgactgaatgaatggactggtCATATTCCAACCAAAATGTTGAGCACTGTggagcatcctctagactgtaagcctgttgtgggcaggcaacgtgcctaccaactcccttgtattctcccaaccaagcgtttagtacagtgctttgcacactgtaagcactcgagaaataccatggattggtcCCACCCATATTTAATCATTGCACATTTGGCCACAGGGAAAGTTGTGGCATCTTATCAGGACACGCCCATACATTAATCATTGCACGCTTGGCCACAGGCAGAGGCGAGACTCCCTGTCTGTCAggacgggtcatgggttctaatcctggatctgccatatgtttgctgtgtgaccctgggcaaggcatttcacttctctgggtctcagttaccccatctgtaaaacagggattaagaatgtgagccctatgtggggcagggattatgtccaacctgattaacttttatctttgccagtgtttagaactgtgcttggcacaaagtaagggcttaacgagtaccattattattattattatttattattaataataataataaccctccaAGCCTCTACTGTCCCAGAATCCCACCACCACTAACTCATCTTATTCTTCCACCTCCGCGTGGTGACCACACCGCTGTggctccacatcaatcaatcaatggtatttattgagcgcttcctaggttcacagcactgtattaagcgcttgggagagtacagtacaccagaattagcagatacgttccctgcccacgtggcttagtggaaagagcatcgggcttgggagtcagaggtcgtgggttccaattcccactctgccacttgtctgctctgtgaccttgggcaagccacttaacttctctgtgcctcagttacttcatctacaaaatggggattaagactgtgagccccatgtgggacaaactgatgaccttgtatctaccccttgtctgctatgtgaccgtgggcaagtcatttaacttctctgtgcctcagttccctcatctgtaaaacggggatgaagactgtgagccccacatgggacaacctgattaccttgtatctaccccagtgcttagaacagtgcttggcacatggtaagcgcttaacaaataccactattattattattaccacagtgcttagaacagtgcttggcacatagtaagcgcttaacaaatatgatcattattatcattattgagagcttacagtccagagggggagaaagtaattaatatgaaaaaatcagTAATGTggaatatatgatttaaaggttGGTGGAGAAATTCCCACCCCACAGACCTTGCTAGCTAAGCAagagccaagaagcagcgtggctcagtggaaagagcccgggcttgggagtcagaagtcatgggttctaattccgacagccaaatgtcagctgtgtgaccttgggcaagtcacttcacttctctgagcctcagttccctcatctgtcaaatggggatgaagactgtgagccccacgtgggacaacctgatcaccttgtatccccccctcagcacttagaatggtgctttgcacatagtaaatgcttaacaaataccatcattattattatagtaagcactcaacaaatattatcattattattataagagcttaataataatgatgatggtatttgtgtctctttatgttgccaacttgtatttcccaagcgcttagtacagtgctatacacacagtaagcactcaatacgtacgattgaatgaatgaatgaagcactgttctaagcgttggggaggatacaaggtgatcaggttgtccctcgtggggcacacagacttcatccccatttgacagatgaggtaactgaggcccagagaataataataataataacgatggtatttgttaagcgcttactatgtgcaaagcactgttctaagcgctgggtgggggatacaaggtgatcagcttgtcccacgtggggctcacagtcttcatccccactttacagatgagggaactgaggcacagagaagtgaagtgccttgcccaaagtcaccccgctgacaagtggcagaggcaggattagaacccatgacctctgacacccaagcccgggctcttccccttctagactgtgagcccactgatgggtagggactgtctctatatgttgccaacttggacttcccaagctcttagtccagtgctctgcacacagtaagtgctcaataaacacgattgattgattgattttcactgagccacacacgctgcttacagtccagcgggggAGAAAGTCATTGATACGAAAAAATCAGTAATGtggaatatataatttgaaggtgGGAGGCGAAATTCCCACCCCACAGGCCTTCCTAGTTAAGCAAGAGCCAGGCctcgtgtgtgtgggggggcggaCCGGAAGCGGAAGCTGAAGTCGAGGTGGAGGAGCACGTGACAAGGGAACTCCCCTAGGAAAGGGGCCTATCCGCGTCCCCGTTGCCTCGGaaacaggccacgcccccggccGCCCGACCTCGGAAGGCCAAAGTGCGCAGGCGCAGGCGGTGTGGTGCGCATGCGCCCGACCGTCGGCGCCCGGTGAGGAGACTatcaatcatcatcgtcatcaatcgtatttattgagcgcttactgtgtgcagagcactggactaagcgcttgggaagtccaagttggcaacatatagagacagtccctacccaacagtgggctcccagtctagaagggggagacagagaacaaaaccaaacatactaacagaataaaataaatagaataatgtacaagtaaaataaataaataaataagtaaaataaataaaaatagtaaaataaatcaatcaatcgtatttattgaaagcttactgtgtgcagagcactgtactaagcgcttgggaagtacaagttggcaacatatagagacagtccctacccaacagtgggcccacagtctaaaagtctatcctGCCGCTCTCCCTCGACGCCGGGATTCCCCGTTATTATGGCTCAGTGCAAAGTGAGGGGGACCCCGCCGCCCTCCCCAAGGGCCCCGGCAGGATAGAGGGTGCCTGAggcgagggaccgtctctatatgttggcaacttgtacttcccaagcgcttactacagtgctgtgcacacagtaagcgctcaataaatacgattgaataaatgaatgaatgaatgaatgaatggaagcgagTTTTAGGGGGCCTAGCCACGTCCCCGTTGCCCCGGCAACAAGGCACGCCCACCGCCGCCCGACCTCGTAAGGCCAAAATGCGCAGGCGCAGGAGGCGTGGTGCGCATGCGCCCGGCCGTCGGCGCCCCATAAGGAGGCGTTCCGTTGGCTCTCCCGCGAcgccgggaccccccccccccaccgttatTATGGCTCAGTACAAAGTGAGGGGGGCTGGGGTTTTTTGGCGGGGGGCCCGCCGCCCTCCCCAAGGGCCCCGGCAGGATGGAGGGGGTGACGGAGACGGAAGCGAGTTTTCGGGGGGCCTAGCCGCGTCCCCGTTGCCCCGGCAACAAGCCACGCCCACCGCCGCCCGACCTCGTAAGGCCAAAATGCGCAGGCGGCGTGGTGCGCATGCGCCGCCCCGTGAGGAAACTCTCCTGGCGCTCTCCCGCGACGCCGGGACCCCCCCCGTTATTATGGCTCAGTACAAAGTGAGgggggatgggttttttttttggggggggcccTGCCGACCTCCCCAAGGGCCCCGGAACGATGGAAAGGTGACGGAGGCGGAAGCGAGTTTTCGGGGGGCCTAGCCGCGTCCCCGTTGCCCCGGCAACAAGGCACGCCCACTCCTGCACTAGCCTCGTAAGGCCGAAATGCGCAGGCGGCGTGGTGCGCATGCGCCGCCCCGTGAGGagactctcctgcagctctcccGCGACGCCGGGACCGCCCCCCTTTATTATGGCTCAGTACAAagtgaggggggctgggggtttttttggggggggacgcCAGAAGGATGGAGGGGTGACGGAGGCGGAAGCAAGTCTTCGGGGGCTAGCCGCGTCCCTGTTACCCCGGCAACAAGCCACGCCCACTTCCGCACCATCCTCGTGAGGTCAAAGTGCGCAGGCGCAGGCGGCGTGGTGCGCTTGCGCCGCCCtgtgaggagggtttttttttttttttttttttcctgccgcTCTCCCGCGATGCCGGGACAGCCCCCCGTTATTATGGCTCAGTACAAagtgagggggggatggggggttttttggggggggaccCCAGAAAgatggactgagccccttctttcctctccccctcctccccctctccatccccccgtcttacctccttcccttccccacagcacctgtatatatgtatatatggttgtacatatttattactctatttatttatttatttatttatttattttacttgtacatttctatcctacttattttattttgttggtatgtttggttctgttctctgtctcccccttttagactgtgagcccactgttgggtagggactgtctctatgtgatgccaacttgtacttcccaagcgcttagtacagtgctctgcacatagtaagcgctcaataaatacgattgattgattgatggagcggtGACGGACGCGGAAGCGAGTTTTCGGGGGCTAGCCGCGTCCCCGTTACCCCGGCAACAAGCCACGCCCACTTCCGCACCAGCCTCGTGAGGCCAAAAGGCGCTGGCGCAGGCGAAGTGGTGCGCATGCGCCGCCCCGTGAGGagactctcctgcagctctcccGCGACGCCGGGACCCCCCCCGTTATTATGGCTCAGTACAAAGTGAGGAGGgctgggggtttttttggggggggacccCCGGAAAGATGGAGGCGGAAGCGAATTTTCGGGGGCCTAGCCGCGTCCCCGTTACCCTGGCAACAAGCCTCGCCCACTTCCGCACCAGCCTCGTGCGGTCAAAGTGCGCAGGCGCAGGCGGTGTGGTGCGCATGCGCCGCCCCGTGAGGAGATTCTCTTGCCGCTCTCCCGCGACGCCGGGACCGCCCCCCAGTTATTATGGCTCAGTACAAAGTGAGGggggctggggttttttttgggggggggtcccccgGAAAGATGGAGGCGGAAGCGAATTTTCGGGGGCCTAGCCGCGTCCCCGTTACCCTGGCAACAAGCCTCGCCCACTTCCGCACCAGCCTCGTGCGGTCAAAGTGCGCAGGCGCGGGCGGCGTGGTGCGCATGCGCCGCCCCGTGAGGAGATTTTCCGGCCGCTCTCCCGCGACGCCGGGACCGCCCCCCGTTATTATGGCTCAGTACAAAGTGAGGggggctggggtttttttttttttttggggggggacccCGGAAAGATGGAGGGGTGATGGAGGCGGAAGCGAGTTTTCGGGGGCCTAGCCGCGTCCCCGTTACCCCGGCAACAAGCCTCGCCCACTCCCGCGCAAGCCTCGTGAGGTCAAAGTGCGCAGGCGGCGTGGTGCGCATGCGCCGCCCC comes from Tachyglossus aculeatus isolate mTacAcu1 chromosome 16, mTacAcu1.pri, whole genome shotgun sequence and encodes:
- the GJA9 gene encoding gap junction alpha-9 protein, with product MGDWNFLGGILEEVHIHSTVIGKIWLTILFIFRMLVLGVAAEDVWNDEQSGFICNTEQPGCRNVCYDRAFPISLIRYWVLQVIFVSSPSLVYMGHALYRLRALEKERRRKKAQLRGELETTEFETVEDRRKLERELRQLEQRKLNKAPLRGALLCTYVIHILTRSAVETGFMIGQYLLYGFRLDPLFKCHRDPCPNTVDCFVSRPTEKTVFLLFMQSIAAASLLLNALEIVHLGLKKIKKGFGRQYKMNDECEDSDLSESKRIPAAQPPCLGTATNPLKTLPSAPIGYTLLVEKQVNPTVYPGFNSPSALQALQENGKKSPASDEGNRPPDELRMSGIRERYPSDADLSHGEGIISVLRAEICGTHRQENTTTSHQANFEAAPRLGHRLEMPLGASLYPSLEPEMTFSPPNNCSRKARRLSTPWNDSTGGLQSGGSPPRGNLRSQSRGSTGRLRAISRADSQPPSRLDGSDSSGELSSGSKPSRSCGSSRVFPLSRRISLATCGVSSRRAPTDLQV